AAATTACCAAACCAGGTACTGAGGACTGTCCGCGCTGCGGGCTCTTTTTTGAAGAGTATCTAAGTCAACGCAAAATGTATCGTCGTTGCCCCAAGTGCAAAAAAAAGCAGGGGCTCTCCGAACAGCAGTGTCGCGCCTGTCGGCACTGGTTCAACTGCCCGACCTGCGGAGAGAAGGTATCAACCAACACTATCCTGACCTGTCCACGCTGCGGCACAGGGTTGCGCTGAGAGCATATAACTTTCTTAAAAAGAAGGGGCCGGTCATTGCTGACCGGCCCCTTCTTTTTATTTTACAGTCTCATCGCTGTTCTGCTTTTCGGTCTCCCGCACGGGGAGACTGCAAGAAGCTGACATTCAGGTCTGAACCCCCATGCGCGGCAGAATCCAGCGATTTAATACGAACCAGACTGCGACTATCCCGAGTAACCAGAGTAAATCCATAAAGTGTTCTCCTTTAAGTCAAGCATAAGCGATCTGTGCCTGTCACGCAATTACCAGCTGCTCATCGCTAAAAAAAGGCCGGCCCGAAGGCCGGCCAAGGAGGCAGGAATGATCAGGACGTCAATCTGCCCTGACCGGTTGTTCCTCTGGCGATTATCAGTGTTGTTCACTTTCAAGATCGAGGGAGACAAACCTTTCAATCAGGGTATAGGCGAACGCGCTGAAGGCGATACAACCGACGACAATCAGCACCTCAGCAATTGAAGGGGTGTAAGTGAATACACCACCGACAAGCCCTTTGGCGCCCTGACGCATCGGATAAATCTGGCCAGCGATGGTCATGTCATAGCGCATGAAAAACATCCCGATTAACGCCATCAGGCTTGCCAGCATCGTGGTAAAGGGGGTTCTATTTTTTCGCAACAACAGCCCCAGGGGAATCAACAGACCGACAAGCACTTCACCCAACCAGAAATTAGCTGATAAATCGCCGTTAACCAGGGCCATGACTGGTTCGTAGTGACCGGGTTGCTGACCGTAGAGGCCGACAATCACATTCCAGAACACAGAGAAGATCAGAACAAAAATCATCAGGCGCAAAATGCGGCCGAGCAGCCTGATAACACGTTTATCGGTATCATCCATCAGCAGCCCACGCAGGGCGTGATGAAAGTACATTACCAGACAAATCAGCGCCGTTCCCGAGACCAATGCAGTAATCAGGATATAAACCGGTAGAAAAGCGCCATGCCAGAACGAGCGTGCCAGGGTTAAGCCGAAGACCGAGCCCAAGACCGAAGGTGCGGCGATGGCAAACAGAAAGCCGAGGGTACCCGTTACCATTGACAGCTTCTGGTTATCGGTCATGAGCGCATAAAACTCAACAATCAGCACGACCAGATATATGCCGTAAACCGTGCCCATCCACCAGATAGCGGAAGAAAAGTTCGGCGACAGCAGGGTATAAATCATATTAAAAGGACGTTCCAGATCCATCCCGATGGCACCAAAAGCCCCCATCAGACAAACGATCGCCAGCAGGATCGCGCGACGACAGATCAGGTTGAACTCGTGAAACCCGAACACATGCCCTAAACTGGAGATGAGGCAGAGCCCGGAGCAGGATATCGCCATGAAAACGTAGGTCGAAATCAAGATGCCCCATGGCACCCCGCGTGAAACGTTAAAGGCATGTTCATGGCCGACCATATAACTGTAGCCCGCGGCACCTACCGCGGCAATCAGACAGGCCCCGAGGAACGCAAACCACAGGATATAACCAGGTTTTTTAGCCAGGGTTGACATAGTCGTCTTCTCCTAAATCAAATAGAACAGATACGGCTTAGTACCCATTTCCGGTTTGAGAACGCGGTGCTTATTTTTAGCCAGCAGCATTGAAACCTCGGAACTGGGATCATTCAGATCTCCAAAGACCCGAACCTTGGTCGGGCAGGTTTCAACACAGGCCGGAATGCCCCCCACAACTATCCGCTGGATACAGAAGGTGCATTTGTCGATCACACCTGTCTCTTCGTTGTAATAACGTGCGTCATAAGGACAGGCCAGCATGCAATATTTACAGCCGATGCATTTATCCGGGTTGACCGTCACGATGCCCCCGGCCGTGATCCCGGTAGCGCTGGTCGGGCAGACGGAATTACATGGCGGGTTTTCGCACTGATTACACTGACTCGGCGCGAAACTCTGACCAAGATGGGGATAAGTCCCCCGCAAAGGATCTTCGGTGACCCAATTGCGATAGGTCTCATTACCAATCGGAACATTATTTTCCGCCTTGCAGGCCACCGTACAGGCCTTGCAATCGATGCACCGTCTGGTGTCAAGGACGATGGCGTAGCGTTTTTCTTTCATCTTTTCAACTCCTTAACTGCTGCCCCCTTCAAGCGGGGCTGACGTCGACAAAGGTCTGATGCATGGCGACATTGCCAGAAATAGGCTCGAGTTTTTCCTCGATCAGGGCTGCATCACAGGCGCCAACGCCATAGATCAACGATTGGCCTTTGGAGATAACCCCGAACCCATGTGCCATATAGACACAATCAGGACGGATCTTGTCTGTTACCTCCAGTTTGAGCGTCCCCTCGCCGACATTGCTCTTGACCTTAACCATCTGCCCGTCGCGCAGGCCCATCTTTTTGGCAGACTGCGTATTCAGCCACAGTGCATTCTCCGGCATCAGATCATGCAGATAGGCATTATTTGCCGTGGTCCCGTGGGTGAAATAGGCGTTGCGTCCTACGATCAAACGAAATTTCCCGGTCGGAACCCCGGCATGCCGCTTGTAGACCGGCATGGGATCGAGCCCCTTCTTGACATAGTTTTCAGAATAAATTTCAATTTTGCCTGTCTTGGTTCTCAGCCGTTTCCCTTTCGTCAAG
Above is a genomic segment from Geopsychrobacter electrodiphilus DSM 16401 containing:
- the nrfD gene encoding NrfD/PsrC family molybdoenzyme membrane anchor subunit; the encoded protein is MSTLAKKPGYILWFAFLGACLIAAVGAAGYSYMVGHEHAFNVSRGVPWGILISTYVFMAISCSGLCLISSLGHVFGFHEFNLICRRAILLAIVCLMGAFGAIGMDLERPFNMIYTLLSPNFSSAIWWMGTVYGIYLVVLIVEFYALMTDNQKLSMVTGTLGFLFAIAAPSVLGSVFGLTLARSFWHGAFLPVYILITALVSGTALICLVMYFHHALRGLLMDDTDKRVIRLLGRILRLMIFVLIFSVFWNVIVGLYGQQPGHYEPVMALVNGDLSANFWLGEVLVGLLIPLGLLLRKNRTPFTTMLASLMALIGMFFMRYDMTIAGQIYPMRQGAKGLVGGVFTYTPSIAEVLIVVGCIAFSAFAYTLIERFVSLDLESEQH
- a CDS encoding 4Fe-4S dicluster domain-containing protein is translated as MKEKRYAIVLDTRRCIDCKACTVACKAENNVPIGNETYRNWVTEDPLRGTYPHLGQSFAPSQCNQCENPPCNSVCPTSATGITAGGIVTVNPDKCIGCKYCMLACPYDARYYNEETGVIDKCTFCIQRIVVGGIPACVETCPTKVRVFGDLNDPSSEVSMLLAKNKHRVLKPEMGTKPYLFYLI